A genomic region of Bradyrhizobium sp. ORS 278 contains the following coding sequences:
- the rpoC gene encoding DNA-directed RNA polymerase subunit beta' — MNQEIMNLFNPTTPAQVFDQIRISIASPEKILSWSYGEIKKPETINYRTFKPERDGLFCARIFGPIKDYECLCGKYKRMKYKGIICEKCSVEVTLSRVRRERMGHIELAAPVAHIWFLKSLPSRIGLLLDMTLKDLERILYFEYYVVLEPGLTALKDRQLLSEDEYLKAQDEYGQDSFTAMIGAEAIRELLRGLELEKLEQTLRAEMQETDSDIKHKKLAKRLKIVEAFRHSGNKPEWMIMTVVPVIPPDLRPLVPLDGGRFATSDLNDLYRRVINRNNRLKRLMELRAPDIIIRNEKRMLQEAVDALFDNGRRGRVITGANKRPLKSLADMLKGKQGRFRQNLLGKRVDYSGRSVIVVGPELRLHQCGLPKKMALELFKPFIYSRLDAKGLSTTVKQAKKLVEKERPEVWDILDEVIREHPVLLNRAPTLHRLGIQAFEPVLIEGKAIQLHPLVCSAFNADFDGDQMAVHVPLSLEAQLEARVLMMSTNNILHPANGQPIIVPSQDIVLGLYYVSIMREGMPGQGMTFGNMAELEHALHAKAIHLHSKIKYRWEGMNEEGKIAKRWIETTAGRVMLGNLLPKHPRVTFEVINKLMTKREISGVIDQVYRHCGQKETVIFCDRIMALGFYNAFKAGISFGKDDMVVPAGKWKIVDTTRTLAKDFEQQYNDGLITHGEKYNKVVDAWSKASEEIAKEMMKEISVTKKTATGADADINSIYMMSHSGARGSPAQMRQLAGMRGLMAKPSGEIIETPIISNFKEGLSVLEYFNSTHGARKGLADTALKTANSGYLTRRLVDVAQDCIITQDDCGTHLGIKMRAIVDAGTLVASLGSRILGRVPCDDVRDPATNAVLVKAGTLMEESHIDAIQQAGVQEVKIRSALTCELVNGICKMCYGRDLARGTPVNHGEAVGVIAAQSIGEPGTQLTMRTFHIGGAAQLNEQSFVESNFEGKVVIRNKAIARNSEGHLIAMVRNMVVTIVDPDGTERATHRIQYGSRMHVDDGDMIKRGQRIAEWDPYTRPILTEAEGTIGFEDLTEGLSISETLDESTGIAKRVVIDWRGTRGGADLRPAIVIKGKDGKVLKLARGGDARYMLSVDAILSVDIGATVKPGDILARISTESAKTRDITGGLPRVAELFEARKPKDAAIIAEIAGTIRFGRDYKNKRRISIEPVDKTEEAREYLIPKGKHIHLQDGDIVEKGDFIVEGNPAPHDILAIKGIEELAAYLVNEIQEVYRLQGVLINDKHIEVIVRQMLQKIEVTDQGDTDMIAGEQVDKIEFDALNAKAQEEGKKPASGNPVLLGITKASLQTRSFFSAASFQETTRVLTEAAVNGKIDPLEGLKENVIVGRLIPAGTGASMARIREVALKRDKLILDEREKQAAIVPSQPEPQPLALPPAE; from the coding sequence ATGAACCAAGAAATTATGAATCTCTTCAATCCGACGACTCCGGCTCAGGTCTTCGACCAGATCCGGATCTCGATCGCATCGCCGGAAAAGATTCTGTCCTGGTCCTACGGCGAGATCAAGAAGCCGGAAACGATCAACTACCGCACCTTCAAGCCGGAGCGCGACGGTCTGTTCTGCGCCCGCATCTTCGGGCCGATCAAGGACTACGAGTGCTTGTGCGGCAAGTACAAGCGGATGAAGTACAAGGGCATCATCTGCGAGAAGTGCTCGGTCGAGGTGACGCTGTCGCGCGTCCGGCGCGAGCGCATGGGCCACATCGAGCTCGCCGCCCCCGTCGCGCACATCTGGTTCCTGAAGTCGCTGCCGTCGCGCATCGGCCTCCTGCTGGACATGACGCTGAAGGATCTCGAGCGGATCCTGTACTTCGAATACTACGTCGTCCTCGAGCCGGGTCTGACCGCGCTCAAGGACCGGCAGCTGCTGTCCGAGGACGAATACCTCAAGGCGCAGGACGAATACGGCCAGGACAGCTTCACCGCCATGATCGGCGCCGAGGCCATCCGTGAGCTGCTGCGCGGCCTCGAGCTGGAGAAGCTCGAGCAGACGCTGCGTGCCGAGATGCAGGAGACCGACTCCGACATCAAGCACAAGAAGCTCGCCAAGCGCCTGAAGATCGTCGAGGCCTTCCGCCACTCCGGCAACAAGCCGGAATGGATGATCATGACCGTCGTTCCGGTGATCCCGCCGGATCTGCGGCCGCTGGTGCCGCTCGATGGCGGCCGCTTCGCGACCTCGGATCTCAACGACCTCTATCGCCGCGTCATCAACCGCAACAACCGCCTGAAGCGGCTGATGGAGCTGCGCGCGCCGGATATCATCATCCGCAACGAGAAGCGCATGCTTCAGGAGGCGGTGGATGCGCTGTTCGACAACGGCCGCCGCGGCCGCGTCATCACCGGCGCCAACAAGCGTCCGTTGAAGTCGCTCGCCGACATGCTCAAGGGCAAGCAGGGCCGCTTCCGTCAGAACCTGCTCGGCAAGCGCGTCGACTATTCCGGCCGCTCGGTCATCGTCGTCGGTCCCGAGCTGCGCCTGCATCAGTGCGGCCTGCCGAAGAAGATGGCGCTCGAGCTGTTCAAGCCGTTCATCTACTCACGGCTCGACGCCAAGGGCCTGTCGACCACCGTCAAGCAGGCCAAGAAGCTGGTCGAGAAGGAGCGTCCGGAGGTCTGGGACATCCTTGACGAGGTCATCCGCGAGCATCCGGTGCTGCTGAACCGCGCGCCGACGCTGCATCGCCTCGGCATTCAGGCGTTCGAGCCGGTGCTGATCGAGGGCAAGGCGATCCAGCTGCATCCGCTGGTCTGCTCGGCCTTCAACGCCGACTTCGACGGCGACCAGATGGCCGTGCACGTCCCGCTGTCGCTCGAAGCGCAGCTGGAAGCGCGCGTCCTGATGATGTCGACCAACAACATCCTGCATCCGGCGAACGGCCAGCCAATCATCGTGCCGTCGCAGGACATCGTTCTCGGCCTCTACTACGTCTCGATCATGCGCGAAGGCATGCCCGGTCAGGGCATGACGTTCGGCAACATGGCCGAGCTCGAGCATGCGCTGCACGCCAAGGCTATCCATCTCCACAGCAAGATCAAGTATCGCTGGGAAGGGATGAACGAGGAAGGCAAGATCGCCAAGCGCTGGATCGAGACCACCGCGGGCCGCGTCATGCTCGGCAACCTCCTGCCGAAGCATCCGCGCGTGACCTTCGAGGTCATCAACAAGCTGATGACCAAGCGCGAGATCTCGGGCGTCATCGATCAGGTCTACCGTCACTGCGGTCAGAAGGAGACGGTGATCTTCTGCGACCGCATCATGGCGCTCGGCTTCTACAACGCCTTCAAGGCGGGCATCTCGTTCGGCAAGGACGACATGGTCGTGCCGGCCGGCAAGTGGAAGATCGTGGACACGACGCGTACGCTGGCGAAGGACTTCGAGCAGCAGTACAATGACGGCCTGATCACCCATGGCGAGAAGTATAACAAGGTCGTCGACGCCTGGTCGAAGGCCTCGGAAGAGATCGCCAAGGAGATGATGAAGGAGATCTCCGTCACCAAGAAGACGGCGACGGGGGCCGATGCCGACATCAACTCGATCTACATGATGTCTCACTCCGGTGCGCGTGGTTCGCCGGCACAGATGCGTCAGCTCGCCGGCATGCGCGGCCTGATGGCCAAGCCGTCGGGTGAGATCATCGAGACGCCGATCATCTCGAACTTCAAGGAAGGCCTCTCGGTTCTCGAGTACTTCAACTCGACTCACGGCGCCCGCAAGGGTCTCGCGGACACCGCGTTGAAGACCGCGAACTCGGGCTACCTGACCCGTCGTCTGGTCGACGTCGCGCAGGACTGCATCATCACGCAGGACGATTGCGGCACCCATCTCGGCATCAAGATGCGCGCGATCGTCGACGCCGGCACGCTGGTGGCCTCGCTCGGCTCGCGTATCCTCGGTCGCGTGCCTTGCGACGACGTGCGCGATCCCGCCACCAATGCGGTGCTGGTCAAGGCCGGCACCTTGATGGAGGAGAGCCACATCGACGCCATCCAGCAGGCCGGCGTGCAGGAGGTGAAGATCCGTTCGGCGCTGACCTGCGAGCTGGTCAACGGCATCTGCAAGATGTGCTACGGCCGCGACCTCGCGCGCGGTACGCCGGTCAACCATGGTGAGGCTGTCGGCGTCATCGCCGCGCAGTCGATCGGTGAGCCCGGCACCCAGCTGACGATGCGCACCTTCCACATCGGCGGCGCGGCGCAGCTGAACGAGCAGTCCTTCGTGGAATCGAACTTCGAAGGCAAGGTGGTCATCCGCAACAAGGCGATCGCTCGCAACAGCGAGGGTCACCTGATTGCGATGGTCCGCAACATGGTCGTGACGATCGTCGACCCCGACGGCACCGAGCGTGCGACGCACCGTATCCAGTACGGTTCGCGCATGCATGTGGACGACGGCGACATGATCAAGCGCGGCCAGCGCATCGCCGAGTGGGATCCTTACACCCGCCCGATCCTCACCGAGGCGGAGGGCACGATCGGGTTCGAGGATCTCACCGAAGGTCTGTCGATCTCGGAGACGCTCGACGAGTCCACCGGTATCGCCAAGCGCGTGGTCATCGACTGGCGTGGAACGCGCGGTGGCGCGGATCTGCGTCCGGCGATCGTGATCAAGGGCAAGGACGGCAAGGTGCTCAAGCTCGCCCGTGGCGGCGATGCCCGCTACATGCTGTCGGTCGACGCCATTCTGTCGGTCGACATCGGGGCGACGGTCAAGCCGGGCGACATCCTGGCGCGTATCTCGACCGAGAGCGCCAAGACGCGCGACATCACCGGCGGTCTGCCGCGGGTAGCGGAGCTGTTCGAAGCGCGCAAGCCGAAGGATGCCGCGATCATCGCCGAGATCGCCGGTACCATCCGGTTCGGCCGCGACTACAAGAACAAGCGTCGCATCTCGATCGAGCCGGTGGACAAGACCGAGGAGGCACGCGAGTACCTGATCCCGAAGGGCAAGCACATCCACCTTCAGGATGGCGACATCGTCGAGAAGGGTGACTTCATCGTCGAAGGCAACCCGGCGCCGCACGACATCCTGGCGATCAAGGGCATCGAGGAGCTCGCGGCCTATCTCGTCAACGAGATCCAGGAGGTCTACCGGCTGCAGGGCGTGCTCATCAACGACAAGCACATCGAGGTGATTGTCCGTCAGATGCTGCAGAAGATCGAGGTCACCGACCAGGGCGACACCGACATGATCGCCGGCGAGCAGGTCGACAAGATCGAGTTCGACGCGCTGAACGCGAAGGCGCAGGAGGAGGGCAAGAAGCCCGCCTCCGGCAATCCGGTTCTGCTCGGCATCACCAAGGCGAGCTTGCAGACCCGGTCGTTCTTCTCGGCGGCCTCGTTCCAGGAGACCACCCGCGTTCTCACCGAGGCGGCGGTGAACGGCAAGATCGATCCGCTCGAGGGTCTCAAGGAGAACGTCATCGTCGGCCGTCTCATCCCGGCCGGCACCGGCGCCTCCATGGCTCGCATCCGCGAGGTCGCTCTCAAGCGCGACAAGCTGATTCTCGACGAGCGCGAGAAGCAGGCCGCGATCGTGCCGTCGCAGCCCGAGCCGCAGCCGCTGGCGTTGCCGCCCGCGGAGTGA